In the Vigna radiata var. radiata cultivar VC1973A unplaced genomic scaffold, Vradiata_ver6 scaffold_223, whole genome shotgun sequence genome, one interval contains:
- the LOC106753287 gene encoding pentatricopeptide repeat-containing protein At3g48250, chloroplastic, giving the protein MERDCTSLTHFYNRSIREDAMHSVVANVVGIISVSKWGDGVNGELAKVKIQLSDNFVIRVLRELRNTPLKAYEFFRWVGRQSGYEHNTMTYNALARVLARTDSIEKFWSVIEEMKSVGHELDIDTYLKISRMLQRHRMVEDAVKLYELMMDSSYKPSVKDCSSLLKSISESDKPNMDLVFRVSKKYDSTEHTLSKAIYDGIHRSLTNSGKLDEAEDIVNLMRKAGHEPDNITYGQVIVGFCKMRRLEEACKVMEEMESCGCIPDTNTWTLLVQGHCVANEVDRALLCLHKMIEKGCNLDAAVIYVMTDGFLGQKRIDDAYKLLVEVATKHGASPSRSTYEKLIVNLLKIEKFEEALNLLRLTRKHKHTPILEPFVQYISNFGSVEDAVKFLKSKGSPRSYLIYLRVFKSLLGKGRLSEAEDLLSKIPSYMSKSKEIRELFDSNVFRLRPLS; this is encoded by the coding sequence atggAGAGGGATTGCACGTCTCTTACCCACTTCTATAATCGGAGTATCCGGGAAGATGCAATGCATAGTGTAGTTGCCAATGTTGTTGGCATCATTTCAGTGTCTAAATGGGGTGATGGTGTTAATGGTGAACTTGCAAAGGTTAAAATTCAGCTCTCcgataattttgtaataaggGTTTTGAGAGAGCTTCGAAACACTCCTTTAAAGGCTTACGAGTTCTTTCGTTGGGTTGGTAGACAATCTGGTTATGAGCATAATACAATGACTTATAATGCACTTGCAAGAGTTCTGGCGAGGACAGATTCAATTGAGAAGTTTTGGAGTGTCATTGAGGAGATGAAGAGTGTGGGTCATGAATTAGATATTGATACTTACTTAAAGATATCAAGGATGCTTCAAAGGCATAGGATGGTGGAAGATGCTGTCAAGCTTTATGAGCTTATGATGGATAGTTCGTATAAGCCATCTGTTAAGGATTGCAGCTCTCTTTTGAAAAGtatctctgaaagtgataagcCAAATATGGATTTAGTTTTCAGGGTTTCTAAGAAATATGATTCAACAGAGCACACACTCTCCAAGGCAATCTATGATGGGATTCACAGGTCTTTGACAAATTCTGGGAAACTTGACGAAGCTGAGGATATTGTTAATCTTATGAGAAAGGCCGGTCATGAACCTGATAACATCACATATGGCCAAGTGATCGTTGGATTTTGTAAGATGAGGAGGCTTGAAGAAGCATGTAAAGTGATGGAGGAAATGGAATCTTGTGGTTGCATCCCTGATACTAACACTTGGACCCTATTAGTCCAAGGGCATTGTGTTGCGAATGAAGTAGACAGGGCATTACTATGTTTACATAAGATGATTGAAAAGGGCTGCAATCTTGATGCTGCTGTTATATATGTTATGACAGACGGTTTTCTTGGTCAAAAGCGAATAGATGATGCATACAAGTTACTAGTAGAGGTTGCTACCAAACACGGTGCATCTCCGTCACGCAGTACATACGAGAAACTGATTGTAAATCTAttgaaaattgagaaatttGAGGAGGCTCTTAACCTTCTTCGTTTGACTAggaaacacaaacacacacctATTCTTGAACCCTTTGTGCAGTATATTTCTAATTTTGGGTCTGTTGAAGATGCAGTAAAATTCCTAAAGAGTAAGGGAAGTCCCCGGTCGTATTTGATCTACCTTCGTGTTTTTAAATCTTTGCTTGGGAAAGGTAGACTTTCTGAGGCCGAAGATCTATTGAGCAAAATACCCTCCTATATGAGTAAAAGTAAAGAAATCCGTGAACTTTTCGATTCAAATGTGTTTCGACTACGGCCTCTTAGTTGA
- the LOC106753327 gene encoding elongation factor Tu, chloroplastic — MAISSAAAGATSKLSYPHIYPSPSPSSNSLFLKSHTPSTTHLSSSFIHPSTVLHLSPIPAALRRRSFTVRAARGKFERKKPHVNIGTIGHVDHGKTTLTAALTMALASLGNSAPKKYDEIDAAPEERARGITINTATVEYETENRHYAHVDCPGHADYVKNMITGAAQMDGAILVVSGADGPMPQTKEHILLAKQVGVPNIVVFLNKQDQVDDEELLQLVELEVRELLSSYEFPGDDVPIVSGSALLALEALMANPSIKRGENQWVDKIYELMEAVDNYIPIPQRQTELPFLLAIEDVFTITGRGTVATGRVERGTIKVGETVDIVGVKETRNTTVTGVEMFQKILDEALAGDNVGLLLRGIQKTDIQRGMVLSKPGSITPHTKFSAIVYVLKKEEGGRHSPFFAGYRPQFYMRTTDVTGKVTSIMNDKDEESKMVMPGDRVKMVVELIVPVACEQGMRFAIREGGKTVGAGVIQSIIE; from the coding sequence ATGGCAATTTCTTCGGCGGCGGCAGGAGCAACCTCAAAACTCTCATACCCTCATATATATCCCTCTCCTTCACCCTCATCCAATTCCCTATTCCTCAAATCCCACACACCCTCCACCACCCACCTTTCCTCCTCCTTCATCCACCCCTCCACTGTCCTCCATCTCTCCCCCATCCCCGCCGCCCTTCGCCGCCGCTCCTTCACCGTCCGCGCTGCTCGCGGCAAGTTCGAGCGCAAGAAGCCCCACGTCAACATCGGCACCATAGGTCATGTCGACCACGGCAAGACCACCCTCACCGCCGCCCTCACCATGGCCCTCGCTTCCCTCGGCAACAGCGCCCCCAAGAAATACGATGAAATCGATGCTGCCCCCGAGGAACGCGCCCGAGGAATCACCATCAACACTGCCACCGTCGAGTACGAGACCGAGAACCGTCACTATGCCCACGTCGACTGCCCCGGCCACGCCGACTACGTCAAGAACATGATCACCGGCGCCGCCCAGATGGACGGAGCCATCCTCGTCGTATCCGGCGCCGACGGCCCAATGCCGCAGACCAAAGAACACATCCTTTTGGCCAAACAAGTCGGTGTACCCAACATTGTCGTCTTCCTCAACAAGCAGGACCAGGTCGATGACGAAGAGCTTCTGCAGTTGGTCGAATTGGAGGTTCGTGAGCTTCTTTCTTCGTACGAATTCCCTGGTGATGATGTTCCCATTGTTTCTGGTTCTGCATTGTTGGCTTTGGAAGCTTTGATGGCCAACCCTTCCATCAAGCGCGGCGAAAACCAATGGGTTGATAAGATTTACGAGCTCATGGAAGCTGTGGATAACTACATTCCCATCCCTCAGCGCCAAACTGAACTTCCCTTTTTGTTGGCCATTGAGGATGTGTTTACCATCACTGGACGTGGAACCGTGGCCACTGGCCGTGTTGAGCGGGGTACCATTAAGGTCGGAGAAACGGTTGATATTGTTGGTGTGAAGGAAACTAGGAACACCACTGTGACCGGGGTGGAAATGTTTCAGAAGATTCTGGACGAGGCTTTGGCTGGGGACAATGTGGGGTTGTTGCTTAGGGGTATTCAGAAGACTGATATTCAGAGAGGGATGGTTCTGTCTAAGCCTGGAAGCATTACCCCTCACACCAAGTTTTCTGCAATTGTTTATGTCTTGAAGAAGGAAGAGGGTGGCAGACATTCTCCCTTCTTCGCCGGGTACAGGCCTCAGTTCTACATGAGGACCACCGATGTTACTGGCAAAGTAACTTCCATTATGAATGACAAGGATGAGGAGTCCAAGATGGTGATGCCCGGTGACCGTGTTAAGATGGTGGTTGAACTTATTGTCCCCGTGGCTTGTGAACAAGGAATGAGGTTTGCTATCAGAGAAGGAGGAAAAACTGTTGGAGCTGGTGTTATCCAATCTATCATTGAGTAA
- the LOC106753298 gene encoding protein DEHYDRATION-INDUCED 19 homolog 5 isoform X1: MDFEFRASFHSVKHLSAVQAARLHSDNYSVIHYTDVDNDGLCNFRCPFCDFEIEVPLLCTNLEEDHCYALKNVVCPVCEENLGKDSIVQFTHSNSRKWAWKPEKSSIWSGNAAMLGKKLATRGNKQESITDPLLTPFICNPVPNLNNLHPDENSSSSSKDINIPDAKGRSGKDEPDVGDEQDQEEKRLRAAFVQQLLFSTILE; encoded by the exons ATGGACTTCGAGTTCAGGGCTAGTTTTCATTCTGTCAAACACCTCTCTGCTGTGCAAGCTGCTAGACTTCACTCTG ATAACTATTCAGTGATCCATTACACGGATGTGGATAATGACGGCCTGTGCAATTTCCGATGTCctttttgtgattttgaaattgaagttcCTCTACTCTGCACCaatttggaagaggatcattgCTATGCCCTAAAAAATGTG GTTTGTCCCGTGTGTGAAGAAAATTTAGGGAAGGATTCAATCGTGCAATTTACACATTCAAACTCTCGAAAG TGGGCGTGGAAGCCTGAGAAATCTAGCATCTGGTCTGGTAACGCAGCAATGCTAGGTAAGAAGCTGGCTACCAGGGGGAACAAACAAGAATCAATAACTGATCCACTTTTGACACCATTCATCTGCAACCCTGTTCCAAACTTAAACAATCTCCATCCAGATGAAAACTCCAGCTCCAGCAGCAAGGATATAAATATTCCTGATGCAAAAGG CAGGTCTGGCAAAGATGAACCAGATGTAGGTGATGAGCAGGATCAGGAAGAGAAAAGGCTGAGGGCAGCTTTTGTTCAGCAGTTGTTATTCTCAACTATATTGGAGTAA
- the LOC106753298 gene encoding protein DEHYDRATION-INDUCED 19 homolog 6 isoform X2, with protein MDFEFRASFHSVKHLSAVQAARLHSDNYSVIHYTDVDNDGLCNFRCPFCDFEIEVPLLCTNLEEDHCYALKNVVCPVCEENLGKDSIVQFTHSNSRKWAWKPEKSSIWSGNAAMLGKKLATRGNKQESITDPLLTPFICNPVPNLNNLHPDENSSSSSKDINIPDAKGSGKDEPDVGDEQDQEEKRLRAAFVQQLLFSTILE; from the exons ATGGACTTCGAGTTCAGGGCTAGTTTTCATTCTGTCAAACACCTCTCTGCTGTGCAAGCTGCTAGACTTCACTCTG ATAACTATTCAGTGATCCATTACACGGATGTGGATAATGACGGCCTGTGCAATTTCCGATGTCctttttgtgattttgaaattgaagttcCTCTACTCTGCACCaatttggaagaggatcattgCTATGCCCTAAAAAATGTG GTTTGTCCCGTGTGTGAAGAAAATTTAGGGAAGGATTCAATCGTGCAATTTACACATTCAAACTCTCGAAAG TGGGCGTGGAAGCCTGAGAAATCTAGCATCTGGTCTGGTAACGCAGCAATGCTAGGTAAGAAGCTGGCTACCAGGGGGAACAAACAAGAATCAATAACTGATCCACTTTTGACACCATTCATCTGCAACCCTGTTCCAAACTTAAACAATCTCCATCCAGATGAAAACTCCAGCTCCAGCAGCAAGGATATAAATATTCCTGATGCAAAAGG GTCTGGCAAAGATGAACCAGATGTAGGTGATGAGCAGGATCAGGAAGAGAAAAGGCTGAGGGCAGCTTTTGTTCAGCAGTTGTTATTCTCAACTATATTGGAGTAA